The following proteins come from a genomic window of Salinivibrio kushneri:
- the gcvH gene encoding glycine cleavage system protein GcvH: MDATLKFSESHEWVKDNGDGTVTMGITDHAQGLLGDVVFVDLPEVGDSTEKGEGFSLVESVKAASDIYAPVDGEVIAINEDLEDSPELVNEEPFEGGWIAKIKLADDTNLDHLMDADAYTATIDD, from the coding sequence ATGGACGCGACACTAAAGTTTTCTGAAAGCCATGAGTGGGTCAAAGACAACGGCGATGGCACTGTCACTATGGGGATCACCGATCATGCCCAAGGCCTGCTTGGCGATGTCGTGTTTGTCGATCTGCCTGAGGTGGGCGACAGTACTGAAAAAGGTGAAGGCTTTTCATTGGTGGAGTCGGTGAAAGCCGCGTCGGATATTTATGCCCCCGTAGATGGTGAAGTCATCGCCATTAATGAAGATCTGGAAGATAGCCCAGAACTGGTCAACGAAGAACCTTTTGAAGGTGGCTGGATTGCCAAGATTAAGCTGGCAGACGACACCAACTTGGATCATCTGATGGACGCGGACGCCTATACCGCCACAATCGACGACTAA